A genome region from Carya illinoinensis cultivar Pawnee chromosome 2, C.illinoinensisPawnee_v1, whole genome shotgun sequence includes the following:
- the LOC122297995 gene encoding cytochrome P450 87A3-like isoform X2 — MYLANCTRLDIAFSVNLLARYSSAPTRRHWNSIEYHSIALRYGAVFRTSLVGKKVIVSTDPEVNTYIFQQEDRSVLLWYTESFMKVLGKKSLLTHHGEIHKYLKNLILHLVGPENLKANVMNELDAVICRHLQAWARYGTVDLKEVTSNMLFDYAAKQLMSYDESKTPLKLAENFKAFIYGLLSFPLNIPGTAYHACLQGRKNATKIIRDIYNDRKASKIHRGDFLDHLLEEVESEKSILNESSAIDLVLILLFAYHETTSTTLTLVPKFISDHPNVLAELTKEHTEILKNRDDETSEITWQEYKSSMTFTHMVINETVRLANIVPAIFRKVVKDVEVKGYTIPEGWLVMVAPNALHLNPDVYTDPHTFNPWRWEGKELHAGSKTFMAFGGGVRLCVGADFAKLQMAIFIHHLVTKYRWKVNGGDEKMIRRPGLVFPNGLPIEISEKDKC; from the exons atgtatcttgcaaattgcactcggcttgatattgcattttcagttaatttacttgcaagatatagttccgcaccaactcgaagacattggaatagCATTGAATATCATTCGATAGCTctgag GTATGGGGCGGTATTTAGAACAAGCTTAGTTGGGAAAAAGGTGATAGTTTCCACGGATCCTGAAGTCAACACTTACATTTTTCAACAGGAAGATAGATCTGTCTTATTATGGTACACAGAGAGTTTCATGAAAGTTCTTGGAAAAAAAAGTCTTCTCACTCATCACGGGGAAATTCACAAATACCTCAAGAACTTGATTCTACACCTTGTTGGCCCCGAAAACCTCAAGGCAAATGTAATGAACGAACTGGATGCAGTGATTTGCAGACATCTGCAAGCTTGGGCCAGATATGGAACTGTGGACTTGAAAGAAGTAACCTCaaat ATGTTATTTGACTATGCTGCTAAGCAGTTGATGAGTTATGATGAGTCGAAAACACCCTTGAAATTGGCAGAGAATTTCAAAGCTTTTATCTATGGTCTCCTCTCTTTTCCTCTTAACATCCCTGGCACTGCATACCATGCTTGTCTCCAG GGACGTAAAAATGCTACAAAGATAATTAGGGATATCTACAACGATAGGAAAGCATCAAAGATTCATCGCGGTGATTTCTTGGATCATTTGCTTGAGGAAGTGGAGAGTGAAAAGTCTATTTTGAATGAATCATCTGCCATTGACTTGGTCTTGATTCTTCTGTTTGCTTATCATGAAACTACTTCGACAACATTAACATTAGTACCAAAGTTTATCTCTGATCATCCCAACGTGCTGGCAGAACTTACG AAAGAGCATACAGAAATTCTGAAAAACCGTGATGATGAAACATCTGAAATTACGTGGCAAGAATACAAGTCATCAATGACTTTTACGCATATG GTTATCAATGAAACAGTAAGGTTGGCAAATATTGTCCCGGCGATTTTCAGAAAGGTCGTAAAAGATGTGGAAGTGAAGG GATATACAATTCCTGAAGGCTGGCTAGTCATGGTTGCTCCAAATGCTCTACATCTAAACCCAGATGTGTACACCGATCCCCACACATTTAACCCATGGCGATGGGAG ggaaaagaattgCATGCAGGGTCTAAAACGTTCATGGCGTTCGGTGGTGGTGTGAGACTCTGCGTGGGAGCCGACTTTGCAAAGCTTCAAATGGCTATATTTATTCATCACTTGGTCACAAAATAcag gtgGAAAGTAAATGGAGGAGATGAGAAGATGATTCGAAGGCCAGGTTTGGTGTTCCCGAATGGTCTACCAATTGAGATCTCCGAAAAGGACAAGTGCTGA
- the LOC122297995 gene encoding cytochrome P450 87A3-like isoform X1, whose translation MMMWFFILCLTALLAVGISHWVYMWLNPKCNGKLPPGSMGFPIIGETLQFFAPHPFHSIPPFIRNRMEKYGAVFRTSLVGKKVIVSTDPEVNTYIFQQEDRSVLLWYTESFMKVLGKKSLLTHHGEIHKYLKNLILHLVGPENLKANVMNELDAVICRHLQAWARYGTVDLKEVTSNMLFDYAAKQLMSYDESKTPLKLAENFKAFIYGLLSFPLNIPGTAYHACLQGRKNATKIIRDIYNDRKASKIHRGDFLDHLLEEVESEKSILNESSAIDLVLILLFAYHETTSTTLTLVPKFISDHPNVLAELTKEHTEILKNRDDETSEITWQEYKSSMTFTHMVINETVRLANIVPAIFRKVVKDVEVKGYTIPEGWLVMVAPNALHLNPDVYTDPHTFNPWRWEGKELHAGSKTFMAFGGGVRLCVGADFAKLQMAIFIHHLVTKYRWKVNGGDEKMIRRPGLVFPNGLPIEISEKDKC comes from the exons ATGATGATGTGGTTCTTTATTCTATGCCTTACTGCTTTACTTGCAGTTGGGATTAGTCACTGGGTTTACATGTGGCTTAACCCCAAGTGCAATGGCAAGCTTCCTCCTGGTTCTATGGGATTTCCTATTATCGGAGAAACCTTGCAGTTCTTCGCCCCTCATCCATTTCACAGCATCCCTCCCTTCATTAGAAACAGAATGGAGAA GTATGGGGCGGTATTTAGAACAAGCTTAGTTGGGAAAAAGGTGATAGTTTCCACGGATCCTGAAGTCAACACTTACATTTTTCAACAGGAAGATAGATCTGTCTTATTATGGTACACAGAGAGTTTCATGAAAGTTCTTGGAAAAAAAAGTCTTCTCACTCATCACGGGGAAATTCACAAATACCTCAAGAACTTGATTCTACACCTTGTTGGCCCCGAAAACCTCAAGGCAAATGTAATGAACGAACTGGATGCAGTGATTTGCAGACATCTGCAAGCTTGGGCCAGATATGGAACTGTGGACTTGAAAGAAGTAACCTCaaat ATGTTATTTGACTATGCTGCTAAGCAGTTGATGAGTTATGATGAGTCGAAAACACCCTTGAAATTGGCAGAGAATTTCAAAGCTTTTATCTATGGTCTCCTCTCTTTTCCTCTTAACATCCCTGGCACTGCATACCATGCTTGTCTCCAG GGACGTAAAAATGCTACAAAGATAATTAGGGATATCTACAACGATAGGAAAGCATCAAAGATTCATCGCGGTGATTTCTTGGATCATTTGCTTGAGGAAGTGGAGAGTGAAAAGTCTATTTTGAATGAATCATCTGCCATTGACTTGGTCTTGATTCTTCTGTTTGCTTATCATGAAACTACTTCGACAACATTAACATTAGTACCAAAGTTTATCTCTGATCATCCCAACGTGCTGGCAGAACTTACG AAAGAGCATACAGAAATTCTGAAAAACCGTGATGATGAAACATCTGAAATTACGTGGCAAGAATACAAGTCATCAATGACTTTTACGCATATG GTTATCAATGAAACAGTAAGGTTGGCAAATATTGTCCCGGCGATTTTCAGAAAGGTCGTAAAAGATGTGGAAGTGAAGG GATATACAATTCCTGAAGGCTGGCTAGTCATGGTTGCTCCAAATGCTCTACATCTAAACCCAGATGTGTACACCGATCCCCACACATTTAACCCATGGCGATGGGAG ggaaaagaattgCATGCAGGGTCTAAAACGTTCATGGCGTTCGGTGGTGGTGTGAGACTCTGCGTGGGAGCCGACTTTGCAAAGCTTCAAATGGCTATATTTATTCATCACTTGGTCACAAAATAcag gtgGAAAGTAAATGGAGGAGATGAGAAGATGATTCGAAGGCCAGGTTTGGTGTTCCCGAATGGTCTACCAATTGAGATCTCCGAAAAGGACAAGTGCTGA